One stretch of Malus domestica chromosome 14, GDT2T_hap1 DNA includes these proteins:
- the LOC103455635 gene encoding uncharacterized protein isoform X2: protein MASKGAVRFVGLDALSLDLASSLLRSGYKVQAFEMDGNLISEFLKLGGTRCGGPEEAGKDVAALVVLADQVNDATFSDEGASKGFQKDTVVILRSTILPSSIQNLKTRFTDTADLVDIYATKGVSDGLNGKIIIASSGGSETILKSRPVLSAMCDKLYVFEGEVGAGSKIRMIKELLEGIHLVASLEAISLGTKAGIHPWIIYDIISNAAGNSWVFKNHIPQFLRGAAKDDLNTLVQNLRVILDLAKSLSFPLPLLAVAHQQLILGSPSDNTDDEDATLIKVWEKKLGVRILDAANAETYIPEELASHTVAKSYTVNRVGFIGLGAMGFGMATHLLKANFSVCGYDVYKPTLTRFANAGGSIGSSPAEVCKDVDVLVIMVTNEAQAESALYGDFGAISALPSGASIILSSTVSPGFVSRLEHRLQNEGKNFKLVDAPVSGGVVRASMGALTIMASGTDEALKSAGAVLSALSEKLYVIKGGCGAGSGVKMVNQLLAGVHIASGAEAMAFGARLGLNTRMLFDFITNSEGTSWMFENRVPHMLDNDYTLHSALDIFVKDLGIVSQDCSVRKIPLHISTVAHQLFLSGSAAGWGRQDDAGVVKVYETLTGVKVEAKLPVLKKDVVLKSLPVEWPVDPTGEIQRLNQDSSKTLVVLDDDPTGTQTVHDIEVLTEWTVESLTEQFRKGPKCFFILTNSRALSSEKATALIKDICTNLSTAAKSVENADYTVVLRGDSTLRGHFPEATDAAVSVLGEMDAWIICPFFLQGGRYTVGDIHYVADSDQLIPAGDTGFAKDAAFGYKSSNLREWVEEKTAGRIPASSVTSISIQILRKGGPDAVCERLCSLQKGSTCIVNAASDRDMAVFAAGMIKAELKGKRFLCRTAASFVSARIGIIPKAPILPKDLGINKENNGGLIVVGSYVPKTTKQVEELKLQCSQILRSIEVSVAKVAMSSTEEREEEISRAAEMADIFLTARKDTLIMTSRELITGKTPSESLEINFKVSSALVEIVRRITTRPRYILAKGGITSSDLATKALEAKCAKIVGQALAGVPLWQLGPESRHLGVPYIVFPGNVGDERALAEVVKSWARPVRLSSTKELLLNAEKGGYAVGAFNVYNLEGVEAVVAAAEEEQSPAILQIHPGALKQGGIPLVACCIAAAEQASVPITVHFDHGTSKQDLVEALELGFDSVMADGSHLSFTENVSYTKFVAFFAHSKGVLVEAELGRLSGTEDDLTVEDYEARLTDVKQAEEFIDKTGIDALAVCIGNVHGKYPASGPNLRLDLLKDLYALSSKKGVLLVLHGASGLSKGLIKECIEHGVRKFNVNTEVRKAYTDSLSNSKKDLVHVMASAKEAMKAVVAEKMHLFGSAGKA, encoded by the exons ATGGCGTCCAAGGGAGCTGTTCGGTTCGTCGGCTTGGATGCCTTGAGCTTGGACTTGGCTTCCTCTCTCCTCCGCAGTGGCTACAAAGTCCAAGCTTTCGAG ATGGATGGGAATTTGATTAGTGAGTTTTTGAAGCTTGGAGGAACCAGATGTGGCGGCCCAGAGGAGGCAGGAAAAG atgtggcagctttgGTTGTATTAGCAGATCAAGTAAATGATGCAACTTTCAGTGATGAGGGTGCATCGAAAG GATTTCAGAAGGATACTGTTGTCATACTTCGTTCAACAATATTACCATCGTCTATTCAGAATCTAAAGACGCGTTTCACAG ATACAGCTGATCTTGTAGATATATATGCCACAAAGGGAGTATCTGATGGTTTAAATGGAAAGATCATT ATTGCGTCTTCCGGAGGTTCAGAAACCATTTTAAAATCACGGCCAGTTCTCTCTG CAATGTGCGATAAGCTTTATGTTTTTGAGGGTGAAGTTGGCGCTGGAAG CAAAATTAGGATGATTAAGGAACTGCTTGAGGGTATTCATCTTGTTGCTTCTTTGGAGGCTATTTCTCTTGGCACCAAAGCTGGTATTCATCCGTGGATAATCTACGATATCATATCTAATGCTGCGGGAAACTCATG GGTTTTCAAGAACCATATTCCTCAGTTTTTAAGGGGTGCTGCCAAAGATGATTTGAATACTCTTGTTCAAAACTTG AGGGTTATATTGGATCTGGCCAAGTCGCTTAGCTTTCCTCTCCCGCTTTTAGCAGTTGCTCATCAGCAACTTATTCTTG GGTCTCCAAGTGATAACACAGATGATGAAGATGCTACATTGATTAAG GTTTGGGAAAAGAAACTTGGAGTGAGAATTTTAGATGCAGCAAATGCTGAGACTTACATCCCTGAGGAATTGGCAAGCCACACTGTTGCTAAATCATATACCGTCAACCGAGTTGGATTCATTGGTCTTGGAGCAATGGGATTTGGAATGGCAACTCACCTTTTAAAAGCTAACTTTTCTGTTTGTGGTTATGAT GTATATAAACCAACACTGACTCGTTTTGCCAATGCTGGTGGCTCGATTGGAAGCTCTCCAGCAGAAGTATGTAAAG ATGTTGATGTGCTGGTAATAATGGTCACAAATGAAGCTCAAGCTGAGAGTGCTTTGTATGGAGACTTTGGTGCTATTTCAG CACTTCCGTCTGGAGCTTCTATTATCCTTTCATCCACTGTTTCTCCTGGATTTGTGAGCCGACTAGAACACCGCTTGCAAA atgaaggaaagaATTTCAAGTTGGTGGATGCTCCTGTTTCTGGTGGGGTTGTGAGAGCCTCCATGGGGGCACTTACG ATTATGGCATCCGGTACAGATGAAGCTCTTAAGAGTGCTGGTGCAGTCCTCTCAG CATTAAGCGAGAAGCTTTATGTTATCAAAGGAGGCTGTGGGGCTGGAAG TGGTGTAAAGATGGTTAATCAATTGCTTGCTGGAGTTCATATAGCGTCGGGAGCTGAAGCAATGGCTTTTGGAGCTCGTTTGGGTCTTAATACAAGGATGTTGTTtgattttatcacaaatagtgaGGGAACATCCTG GATGTTTGAAAATCGTGTTCCACACATGCTCGACAATGATTATACTCTGCATTCTGCACTTGATATTTTTGTGAAGGATCTG GGAATTGTTTCTCAAGATTGTTCAGTTCGAAAAATTCCACTTCATATATCGACTGTTGCTCATCAACTCTTCCTGTCAG GTTCTGCTGCAGGTTGGGGTCGGCAAGATGATGCTGGTGTGGTTAAG GTTTATGAGACACTAACGGGTGTTAAGGTAGAAGCAAAACTTCCGGTTCTTAAGAAGGACGTTGTCTTGAAGTCTCTCCCAGTTGAGTGGCCAGTAGATCCCACTGGTGAAATACAGAGACTAAATCAGGACAGTTCAAAGACTTTGGTTGTTCTTGATGACGATCCAACTGGAACTCAAACTGTTCATGATATTGAGGTATTGACGGAATG GACCGTTGAATCACTAACGGAGCAGTTCAGAAAAGGTCCTAAATGCTTTTTCATTTTGACCAACTCCAGGGCCTTGAGTTCTGAGAAG GCTACTGCATTAATTAAAGACATCTGCACAAACCTGAGTACTGCAGCCAAATCAGTTGAGAATGCTGATTATACAGTAGTTTTGAGAGGCGATTCAACTTTGCGTGGCCATTTCCCAGAGGCAA CTGATGCCGCTGTTTCAGTACTGGGCGAGATGGATGCATGGATCATCTGCCCCTTTTTTCTTCAAGGAGGGCGTTATACTGTTGGAGATATACACTATGTTGCAGATTCGGATCA GCTTATCCCTGCAGGGGATACAGGATTCGCTAAAGATGCTGCATTTGGCTACAAATCTTCAAACCTTCGCGAG TGGGTTGAGGAGAAAACAGCAGGCCGCATACCAGCCAGTAGTGTTACATCTATTTCTATCCAAATTCTAAGAAAAGGTGGGCCAGATGCCGTTTGTGAGCGTCTTTGCAGTTTGCAGAAG GGATCAACATGCATAGTTAACGCAGCTAGTGACAGGGACATGGCTGTTTTTGCAGCTGGAATGATCAAG GCGGAACTGAAAGGCAAGCGCTTCTTATGTCGCACTGCTGCTAGCTTTGTTTCTGCCAGGATTGGAATTATCCCCAAAGCTCCAATTCTGCCCAAGGATCTAGGAATAAACAAGGAAAATAACGGAGGTCTCATAGTTGTCGGGTCATATGTTCCCAAAACGACAAAACAG GTGGAAGAGCTTAAACTACAGTGCAGCCAGATTTTGAGAAGCATTGAG GTTTCGGTTGCTAAAGTAGCCATGAGTTCTACAGAAGAGAGGGAGGAGGAAATCAGTAGAGCAGCTGAGATGGCAGATATTTTCCTTACAGCTCGGAAGGACACTCTAATAATGACCAGTCGGGAGCTTATTACCGGAAAAA CTCCCTCTGAGAGTTTGGAAATCAATTTCAAAGTTAGCTCGGCACTGGTGGAAATAGTTAGACGCATAACTACAAGACCACGTTACATTCTTGCAAAG GGTGGAATCACTTCATCTGACCTTGCTACGAAAGCTCTTGAAGCAAAATGTGCAAAAATAGTGGGACAAGCCCTGGCTGGTGTTCCCTTATGGCAGCTAGGTCCTGAGAGTAGGCATCTGGGAGTTCCATACATTGTTTTTCCTG GTAATGTTGGTGACGAAAGAGCGTTGGCGGAGGTCGTGAAGTCCTGGGCTCGTCCAGTCAGACTTTCATCAACCAAAGAGCTTCTTCTG AATGCAGAAAAGGGTGGATATGCCGTAGGAGCATTCAATGTATATAATTTGGAAGGAGTAGAGGCAGTTGTTGCTGCAGCAGAGGAAGAACAAAGTCCGGCTATATTACAG ATCCATCCAGGTGCCTTGAAGCAAGGAGGGATCCCGTTGGTTGCATGTTGTATCGCTGCTGCAGAACAAGCCAGT GTTCCCATAACTGTACACTTTGACCACGGAACTTCAAAGCAAGATCTGGTGGAAGCTCTTGAGTTG GGATTTGATTCTGTCATGGCGGATGGTTCACATCTATCATTTACCGAGAATGTTTCATACACCAAGTTTGTCGCATTCTTTGCTCACTCAAAAGGCGTGCTAGTAGAAGCGGAACTGGGGAGATTGTCGGGGACAGAAGATGATTTAACCGTCGAAGATTATGAAGCAAGGCTGACTGATGTTAAGcag GCTGAGGAGTTCATTGATAAAACCGGGATAGATGCTTTGGCAGTCTGTATTGGAAATGTGCACGGAAAGTACCCTGCAAGTGGCCCGAATCTGAGACTCGATCTGCTTAAG GATCTGTATGCTTTGAGTTCGAAGAAAGGAGTCCTCCTGGTGCTTCATGGCGCTTCTGGTTTGTCGAAGGGACTTATAAAG GAATGCATAGAGCATGGTGTGAGGAAGTTCAATGTAAACACCGAGGTGCGAAAAGCTTACACGGATTCCCTTAGCAACTCGAAGAAAGACCTGGTCCACGTTATGGCGTCGGCGAAGGAAGCCATGAAAGCAGTGGTTGCAGAGAAGATGCATCTATTTGGTTCAGCAGGAAAGGCTTGA
- the LOC103455725 gene encoding protein ALP1-like yields MEISDDEKDTVYENYIPKELSHALSSTGAKFIDEVLNGQNERCLENFRMDKHVFYKLCDILQGKGLLRHTNRIKIEEQLAMFLFIIGHNLRTRAVQELFRYSGETISRHFNNVLNAVMAISLGFFQPPGSDVPPEISENPRFYPYFKDCVGAVDGIHFPVMVGVDEQGPFRDKNGLLSQNVLAACSFDLKFLYVLAGWEGSASDLQVLNSALTRRNKLQMPEGKYYLVDTKYPNMPGFIAPYPGIPYHSTEFPSGYHPQDAKELFNQRHSVLRNASDRTFGALKERFPILMSAPPYPLQTQVKLVVAACALHNFIREEKPDDWIFKMYEKDTILQMEESIPPLGEVEQPIMHFEASALDIAFETEELEFTSQTRDSIASEMWDDYIHDLSPM; encoded by the exons ATGGAGATCTCTGATGATGAAAAGGATACAGTCTATGAGAATTATATACCGAAAGAACTCAGTCATGCTTTATCATCTACTGGTGCAAAGTTTATAGATGAAGTCCTTAATGGTCAAAATGAACGCTGTTTAGAGAACTTTCGCATGGATAAGCATGTCTTCTACAAGTTGTGTGATATTTTGCAAGGAAAAGGCCTACTGCGCCACACAAATCGAATCAAGATTGAAGAGCAATTGGCCATGTTCTTGTTCATAATTGGTCATAATCTACGGACTCGAGCTGTTCAAGAGTTATTCCGTTATTCCGGAGAAACCATCAGTCGTCATTTCAACAATGTCTTAAACGCAGTAATGGCAATTTCGTTAGGTTTCTTTCAGCCTCCAGGATCTGATGTTCCTCCCGAAATTTCAGAAAATCCTAGATTCTATCCATATTTTAAG GATTGTGTGGGAGCAGTTGATGGCATACACTTCCCGGTGATGGTGGGGGTAGATGAGCAAGGACCTTTCCGCGACAAGAATGGCTTACTTTCACAAAATGTTCTGGCTGCTTGCTCATTTGATCTCAAGTTCCTTTATGTCTTGGCTGGTTGGGAAGGCTCTGCTTCAGATTTGCAAGTTTTGAATTCTGCTCTCACCAGACGAAACAAATTGCAGATGCCAGAAG GCAAATACTACCTCGTGGACACCAAGTATCCAAACATGCCTGGCTTCATTGCTCCGTATCCTGGTATACCTTATCACTCAACGGAGTTTCCTAGTGGTTATCACCCTCAAGATGCAAAAGAGCTATTTAATCAGCGACACTCAGTATTACGAAATGCATCTGATCGCACTTTTGGGGCTTTAAAAGAACGCTTCCCTATATTGATGTCAGCCCCTCCGTACCCATTACAAACACAAGTCAAATTGGTTGTGGCAGCTTGTGCCCTACACAACTTCATCCGTGAGGAGAAACCAGATGACTGGATCTTTAAAATGTACGAAAAGGACACCATACTGCAAATGGAGGAATCAATTCCCCCGTTAGGGGAGGTGGAGCAACCAATCATGCATTTTGAAGCCTCTGCTTTGGACATTGCTTTTGAAACCGAAGAACTGGAATTCACTTCGCAGACGCGGGATTCGATTGCAAGTGAAATGTGGGATGACTATATCCATGATTTATCTCCCATGTAG
- the LOC103455635 gene encoding uncharacterized protein isoform X1 — MASKGAVRFVGLDALSLDLASSLLRSGYKVQAFEMDGNLISEFLKLGGTRCGGPEEAGKDVAALVVLADQVNDATFSDEGASKGFQKDTVVILRSTILPSSIQNLKTRFTDTADLVDIYATKGVSDGLNGKIIIASSGGSETILKSRPVLSAMCDKLYVFEGEVGAGSKIRMIKELLEGIHLVASLEAISLGTKAGIHPWIIYDIISNAAGNSWVFKNHIPQFLRGAAKDDLNTLVQNLRVILDLAKSLSFPLPLLAVAHQQLILGSPSDNTDDEDATLIKVWEKKLGVRILDAANAETYIPEELASHTVAKSYTVNRVGFIGLGAMGFGMATHLLKANFSVCGYDVYKPTLTRFANAGGSIGSSPAEVCKDVDVLVIMVTNEAQAESALYGDFGAISALPSGASIILSSTVSPGFVSRLEHRLQNEGKNFKLVDAPVSGGVVRASMGALTIMASGTDEALKSAGAVLSALSEKLYVIKGGCGAGSGVKMVNQLLAGVHIASGAEAMAFGARLGLNTRMLFDFITNSEGTSWMFENRVPHMLDNDYTLHSALDIFVKDLGIVSQDCSVRKIPLHISTVAHQLFLSGSAAGWGRQDDAGVVKVYETLTGVKVEAKLPVLKKDVVLKSLPVEWPVDPTGEIQRLNQDSSKTLVVLDDDPTGTQTVHDIEVLTEWTVESLTEQFRKGPKCFFILTNSRALSSEKATALIKDICTNLSTAAKSVENADYTVVLRGDSTLRGHFPEEADAAVSVLGEMDAWIICPFFLQGGRYTVGDIHYVADSDQLIPAGDTGFAKDAAFGYKSSNLREWVEEKTAGRIPASSVTSISIQILRKGGPDAVCERLCSLQKGSTCIVNAASDRDMAVFAAGMIKAELKGKRFLCRTAASFVSARIGIIPKAPILPKDLGINKENNGGLIVVGSYVPKTTKQVEELKLQCSQILRSIEVSVAKVAMSSTEEREEEISRAAEMADIFLTARKDTLIMTSRELITGKTPSESLEINFKVSSALVEIVRRITTRPRYILAKGGITSSDLATKALEAKCAKIVGQALAGVPLWQLGPESRHLGVPYIVFPGNVGDERALAEVVKSWARPVRLSSTKELLLNAEKGGYAVGAFNVYNLEGVEAVVAAAEEEQSPAILQIHPGALKQGGIPLVACCIAAAEQASVPITVHFDHGTSKQDLVEALELGFDSVMADGSHLSFTENVSYTKFVAFFAHSKGVLVEAELGRLSGTEDDLTVEDYEARLTDVKQAEEFIDKTGIDALAVCIGNVHGKYPASGPNLRLDLLKDLYALSSKKGVLLVLHGASGLSKGLIKECIEHGVRKFNVNTEVRKAYTDSLSNSKKDLVHVMASAKEAMKAVVAEKMHLFGSAGKA, encoded by the exons ATGGCGTCCAAGGGAGCTGTTCGGTTCGTCGGCTTGGATGCCTTGAGCTTGGACTTGGCTTCCTCTCTCCTCCGCAGTGGCTACAAAGTCCAAGCTTTCGAG ATGGATGGGAATTTGATTAGTGAGTTTTTGAAGCTTGGAGGAACCAGATGTGGCGGCCCAGAGGAGGCAGGAAAAG atgtggcagctttgGTTGTATTAGCAGATCAAGTAAATGATGCAACTTTCAGTGATGAGGGTGCATCGAAAG GATTTCAGAAGGATACTGTTGTCATACTTCGTTCAACAATATTACCATCGTCTATTCAGAATCTAAAGACGCGTTTCACAG ATACAGCTGATCTTGTAGATATATATGCCACAAAGGGAGTATCTGATGGTTTAAATGGAAAGATCATT ATTGCGTCTTCCGGAGGTTCAGAAACCATTTTAAAATCACGGCCAGTTCTCTCTG CAATGTGCGATAAGCTTTATGTTTTTGAGGGTGAAGTTGGCGCTGGAAG CAAAATTAGGATGATTAAGGAACTGCTTGAGGGTATTCATCTTGTTGCTTCTTTGGAGGCTATTTCTCTTGGCACCAAAGCTGGTATTCATCCGTGGATAATCTACGATATCATATCTAATGCTGCGGGAAACTCATG GGTTTTCAAGAACCATATTCCTCAGTTTTTAAGGGGTGCTGCCAAAGATGATTTGAATACTCTTGTTCAAAACTTG AGGGTTATATTGGATCTGGCCAAGTCGCTTAGCTTTCCTCTCCCGCTTTTAGCAGTTGCTCATCAGCAACTTATTCTTG GGTCTCCAAGTGATAACACAGATGATGAAGATGCTACATTGATTAAG GTTTGGGAAAAGAAACTTGGAGTGAGAATTTTAGATGCAGCAAATGCTGAGACTTACATCCCTGAGGAATTGGCAAGCCACACTGTTGCTAAATCATATACCGTCAACCGAGTTGGATTCATTGGTCTTGGAGCAATGGGATTTGGAATGGCAACTCACCTTTTAAAAGCTAACTTTTCTGTTTGTGGTTATGAT GTATATAAACCAACACTGACTCGTTTTGCCAATGCTGGTGGCTCGATTGGAAGCTCTCCAGCAGAAGTATGTAAAG ATGTTGATGTGCTGGTAATAATGGTCACAAATGAAGCTCAAGCTGAGAGTGCTTTGTATGGAGACTTTGGTGCTATTTCAG CACTTCCGTCTGGAGCTTCTATTATCCTTTCATCCACTGTTTCTCCTGGATTTGTGAGCCGACTAGAACACCGCTTGCAAA atgaaggaaagaATTTCAAGTTGGTGGATGCTCCTGTTTCTGGTGGGGTTGTGAGAGCCTCCATGGGGGCACTTACG ATTATGGCATCCGGTACAGATGAAGCTCTTAAGAGTGCTGGTGCAGTCCTCTCAG CATTAAGCGAGAAGCTTTATGTTATCAAAGGAGGCTGTGGGGCTGGAAG TGGTGTAAAGATGGTTAATCAATTGCTTGCTGGAGTTCATATAGCGTCGGGAGCTGAAGCAATGGCTTTTGGAGCTCGTTTGGGTCTTAATACAAGGATGTTGTTtgattttatcacaaatagtgaGGGAACATCCTG GATGTTTGAAAATCGTGTTCCACACATGCTCGACAATGATTATACTCTGCATTCTGCACTTGATATTTTTGTGAAGGATCTG GGAATTGTTTCTCAAGATTGTTCAGTTCGAAAAATTCCACTTCATATATCGACTGTTGCTCATCAACTCTTCCTGTCAG GTTCTGCTGCAGGTTGGGGTCGGCAAGATGATGCTGGTGTGGTTAAG GTTTATGAGACACTAACGGGTGTTAAGGTAGAAGCAAAACTTCCGGTTCTTAAGAAGGACGTTGTCTTGAAGTCTCTCCCAGTTGAGTGGCCAGTAGATCCCACTGGTGAAATACAGAGACTAAATCAGGACAGTTCAAAGACTTTGGTTGTTCTTGATGACGATCCAACTGGAACTCAAACTGTTCATGATATTGAGGTATTGACGGAATG GACCGTTGAATCACTAACGGAGCAGTTCAGAAAAGGTCCTAAATGCTTTTTCATTTTGACCAACTCCAGGGCCTTGAGTTCTGAGAAG GCTACTGCATTAATTAAAGACATCTGCACAAACCTGAGTACTGCAGCCAAATCAGTTGAGAATGCTGATTATACAGTAGTTTTGAGAGGCGATTCAACTTTGCGTGGCCATTTCCCAGAG GAAGCTGATGCCGCTGTTTCAGTACTGGGCGAGATGGATGCATGGATCATCTGCCCCTTTTTTCTTCAAGGAGGGCGTTATACTGTTGGAGATATACACTATGTTGCAGATTCGGATCA GCTTATCCCTGCAGGGGATACAGGATTCGCTAAAGATGCTGCATTTGGCTACAAATCTTCAAACCTTCGCGAG TGGGTTGAGGAGAAAACAGCAGGCCGCATACCAGCCAGTAGTGTTACATCTATTTCTATCCAAATTCTAAGAAAAGGTGGGCCAGATGCCGTTTGTGAGCGTCTTTGCAGTTTGCAGAAG GGATCAACATGCATAGTTAACGCAGCTAGTGACAGGGACATGGCTGTTTTTGCAGCTGGAATGATCAAG GCGGAACTGAAAGGCAAGCGCTTCTTATGTCGCACTGCTGCTAGCTTTGTTTCTGCCAGGATTGGAATTATCCCCAAAGCTCCAATTCTGCCCAAGGATCTAGGAATAAACAAGGAAAATAACGGAGGTCTCATAGTTGTCGGGTCATATGTTCCCAAAACGACAAAACAG GTGGAAGAGCTTAAACTACAGTGCAGCCAGATTTTGAGAAGCATTGAG GTTTCGGTTGCTAAAGTAGCCATGAGTTCTACAGAAGAGAGGGAGGAGGAAATCAGTAGAGCAGCTGAGATGGCAGATATTTTCCTTACAGCTCGGAAGGACACTCTAATAATGACCAGTCGGGAGCTTATTACCGGAAAAA CTCCCTCTGAGAGTTTGGAAATCAATTTCAAAGTTAGCTCGGCACTGGTGGAAATAGTTAGACGCATAACTACAAGACCACGTTACATTCTTGCAAAG GGTGGAATCACTTCATCTGACCTTGCTACGAAAGCTCTTGAAGCAAAATGTGCAAAAATAGTGGGACAAGCCCTGGCTGGTGTTCCCTTATGGCAGCTAGGTCCTGAGAGTAGGCATCTGGGAGTTCCATACATTGTTTTTCCTG GTAATGTTGGTGACGAAAGAGCGTTGGCGGAGGTCGTGAAGTCCTGGGCTCGTCCAGTCAGACTTTCATCAACCAAAGAGCTTCTTCTG AATGCAGAAAAGGGTGGATATGCCGTAGGAGCATTCAATGTATATAATTTGGAAGGAGTAGAGGCAGTTGTTGCTGCAGCAGAGGAAGAACAAAGTCCGGCTATATTACAG ATCCATCCAGGTGCCTTGAAGCAAGGAGGGATCCCGTTGGTTGCATGTTGTATCGCTGCTGCAGAACAAGCCAGT GTTCCCATAACTGTACACTTTGACCACGGAACTTCAAAGCAAGATCTGGTGGAAGCTCTTGAGTTG GGATTTGATTCTGTCATGGCGGATGGTTCACATCTATCATTTACCGAGAATGTTTCATACACCAAGTTTGTCGCATTCTTTGCTCACTCAAAAGGCGTGCTAGTAGAAGCGGAACTGGGGAGATTGTCGGGGACAGAAGATGATTTAACCGTCGAAGATTATGAAGCAAGGCTGACTGATGTTAAGcag GCTGAGGAGTTCATTGATAAAACCGGGATAGATGCTTTGGCAGTCTGTATTGGAAATGTGCACGGAAAGTACCCTGCAAGTGGCCCGAATCTGAGACTCGATCTGCTTAAG GATCTGTATGCTTTGAGTTCGAAGAAAGGAGTCCTCCTGGTGCTTCATGGCGCTTCTGGTTTGTCGAAGGGACTTATAAAG GAATGCATAGAGCATGGTGTGAGGAAGTTCAATGTAAACACCGAGGTGCGAAAAGCTTACACGGATTCCCTTAGCAACTCGAAGAAAGACCTGGTCCACGTTATGGCGTCGGCGAAGGAAGCCATGAAAGCAGTGGTTGCAGAGAAGATGCATCTATTTGGTTCAGCAGGAAAGGCTTGA